A stretch of Kaistella flava (ex Peng et al. 2021) DNA encodes these proteins:
- a CDS encoding response regulator transcription factor has translation MKNKIIVYDLQRLYLESTHCLLEKYGITKKYNIEGVLDFDNLEKEILDKDSILIINTLGLSLTDVNESIEKFLELNPVLKIIIHSASSEVRSIKKFFDKGIKCYFGRDTSTKEFLEGLSQVIEGKIFVSDDAKSALLNFICNIDEEDEKKHNLAEELTAREKDVLILICEGLRSKEIAEKLFISAHTVESHRRNMMLKFNLNSSSKLMKFALENKLVVF, from the coding sequence ATGAAAAATAAAATAATTGTATACGATCTGCAAAGATTGTATCTCGAGTCTACCCATTGTTTATTAGAGAAATACGGTATTACAAAAAAATATAATATTGAAGGGGTGCTAGATTTTGATAACCTTGAGAAGGAAATTCTTGATAAAGACAGCATTCTTATCATTAATACTTTAGGATTAAGTTTAACAGATGTTAACGAAAGTATCGAAAAATTCCTTGAGTTAAATCCAGTGCTTAAAATAATAATTCATTCCGCCAGTTCTGAGGTTAGATCTATTAAGAAATTTTTTGATAAAGGAATAAAATGTTATTTTGGTAGGGACACCAGTACAAAGGAATTTTTAGAAGGTTTATCTCAAGTGATTGAAGGTAAAATTTTTGTTAGTGATGATGCAAAAAGTGCACTTTTAAATTTCATCTGCAATATTGATGAAGAAGACGAGAAAAAACACAATTTAGCAGAAGAACTTACAGCCAGAGAAAAAGATGTTTTAATCTTAATATGTGAGGGTTTGCGCTCAAAAGAAATTGCAGAAAAACTATTTATCAGTGCACATACCGTAGAATCGCACAGAAGAAATATGATGCTTAAGTTCAACCTCAACAGTTCTTCTAAATTGATGAAGTTTGCTTTAGAAAATAAATTGGTCGTATTTTAA